GATGGTGGTTATACCGCTGCGGACCTTGTGGATGCCGTCCATCCGCAGGGTGGACATCCCTTCTTTCACAGCCTGGGCCTCTATCTTGAAGGTGGGGGCCCGCTCCAGTATCAGGTCCCTGATGGCCGGGCTAATCGGCAGGATCTCGGCCAGGCCGATCCGGCCCTTGTATCCGGTATTGCGGCACTCCGAACAGCCCTTGCCCCGGAAGGCGGTGAAACCGGCGATATCCACCTTGTCGCCCAGAAATTCGCGCAGCATCTTTTCCTCCGGTTTGTACTGCTCCTTGCAGTAGGAGCAGATCTTGCGGACCAGCCGCTGGGATTCCACCAGCAGCAGCGAAGAGGCGATCATGAACGGCTCCACCCCCATGTCCACCAGCCGGGTGATGGTCAGCGAGGCGCTGTTGGTGTGGACGGTGGACAGCACCAGATGCCCGGTGAGCGATGACCGGATGGCGATCTCGGCCGTCTGCCGGTCGCGGATCTCTCCCACCATGATGATGTTGGGATCCTGCCTTAAAAAGGCTTTCAGGGCGGCGGTAAAGGTGGTGCCGCCTTCCTCGTGCACCGCCACCTGATTGACCCCCATCAGACTGTACTCCACCGGCTCCTCGGCGGTCATGATATTGGTGTCCGGATGGTTGATGGATTCCAGGCAGGCGTACATGGTGGTGGTCTTGCCGGAGCCGGTGGGCCCGGTGACCAGCACGATCCCGAAGGGCGTCTGGATGGCCTTCAACAGATATTTCAGCGGCTCCGGCTCGAACCCCAGGGTGGGCAGGTCGAATGACACCGCGCTGCGGTCCAGAATGCGCAGGGCCACCTTCTCCCCGAAGGCGGTGGGGATGATGGACACCCGGATGTCTATCGGCTTGCCCTGGATGATCATCCGCAGGCGGCCGTCCTGGGGAAAGCGCTTTTCCTCGATCTTTAATTTGGCGATGATCTTTATCCGGGCCGCTATGGAGCTCTTCATCCTTAAGGGGGGCGACATCACCTCGTGCAGCACGCCGTAGACCGACATCCGGACCCGGATCTCCTTCTCATAGGGCTCGATGTGGATGTCGGTGGCATTGCGCTTGACCGCCTCGGCTATCAGGCCGTTGACCAGCTTGGCCGCCGGGCTGCTCTCGATGGCCGCGGCCATCTCCGAGGCGGAATCTCCGCCCGCCTCCTGCTGTTCCTCCAGGACCTCCAGGTCTCCGGCATCCACGTCGGCCTCGGCCTCATCCATGGCCTTCATCACATCCTCCAGCATGCCGGCCGACCCGTATTGCTTGTCGATGGCCGACCAGATGGCGGCCTCGGAGGCTATCACCGGACGGACCTCGAAACCGGTGGAGAATTTTATGTCCTCCATGGCCAGGACATCGTTGGGGTTGACCATGGCCACGGTCACGCTCCGTCCCAGGCGCGACAGGGGGATCAGTCCGTACTTCTGGGCTATATGGGGCGGTATCAGTTTAAGGACGGGCTCGTCGATCTTGTAATCGTTCAGGTTGACCGAGGGGACGTTGAACTGCTTGCTCAAGAAGGCCACCACCTCGTCCTCGGTGACAAATCCCAGTTTTACCAGCAGGGAGCCCAGCCTCTGGCCCGAGGTCTGCTGTTCCTTAAGGGCCTGCTCCAACTGCTCCGGGCTGATCATCCCGGCCTTGAGAAGCATATCTCCAACTTTTAACGCCATGTCATGTCTTATTTAAAGGTTAGATATTGTGATTATCAATCTGAGGCCGTCTCCACGATGGCCGCCTCCATGGTGGTGATGCCTTTTCTGACCTTATCCAGGGCGTCCTCCCGCAAAGATTTCATCCCCAGCTTGATCGCCATCTCCCTGATCTCATCGGTGGAGGCCCGGGAGACTATCAGCCTTCTTATCTCAGGGCCGATGGTCATCACCTCAAACACCCCCACCCGGCCCTTGTATCCGGTATTATTGCACTCCAGGCAGCCCTTGCCCTTGAAGAACTCCACTCCCTGGAAGCTGGCGGGATCGATCCCCATCTTGACCATCTCCTCCGGAGATATCTTCTCGGGCTCCTTGCATTTTGAGCAGACGCGCCTGACCAGGCGCTGGGCCTCGATCAGGTTTACCGTGGCGGCTATCAGGAAGGGCGGGATCTCCATATCCAGCAGGCGGTTCAGCGAACTGGGAGCATCATTGGTGTGCAGGGTGGACAGCACCAGATGTCCGGTCATGGCCGCGGTCATGGCGATCTCGCCGGTCTCCCGGTCCCGGATCTCCCCCACCAGCACGATGTTGGGGTCCTGCCGCAAAAAGGCCTTCAGGGCCTTGGCAAAGGTATAGCCGATCTCCGGGCGGACGTTGACCTGGTTGATCCCCACAATGTCGTATTCCACCGGATCCTCGGCGGTGACGATGTTGACCCCGGGTTTGTTCAGGCGGGAGATGCCGGAATACAGGGTGCGGGTCTTGCCCGAGCCGGTGGGACCGGTGACCAGTATCATGCCGGTGGGCCGGGTCAGGGCTTTCAAAATATCATCCAGGGCTTTGCCCTCGATGCCCAGCTGGGTCAGGTCGCCGCCCAGGCTGGTCTGCTCCAGCACCCGGATGACGATCTTCTCGCCGTATTTGATGGGCATGGTGGACACCCGCAGATCCACTGTCCGGTCGATAAGTTTGATGGAGAACCTTCCGTCCTGCGGCAGGCGCCGCTCGGTGAGGTTCAATTTGGAAAGCACCTTGATGCGCGAGGCCAGGGCCGCCGAGATCCGGCGGGGCGGCGACATGGTCTCCTGAAGAACCCCGTCTATCCGGTAGCGCACCCTCAGGATCTTTTCGTAGGGCTCTATATGGATGTCCGACGCCCCGCGCTTGATGGCGTCGATGACGATGCTGTTGACCAGTTTCACCACCGGGGTGGATTCGATCTCGGCCTGGCTGGCCACCTCATCCATGTCCTTCTCCACCAGCTCCATGTCCTCGGCGGCGATCTCCTGCTCCACCGACTTCAGGGCCTCGGCCCGGGTGGTGCTGCCGTAATGCTTGTCCAAAGCCTTCTCCAGCGAGGTCTCGGCGCAAACCACCGGCTTGACCTC
The Candidatus Edwardsbacteria bacterium RifOxyA12_full_54_48 DNA segment above includes these coding regions:
- a CDS encoding type IV-A pilus assembly ATPase PilB, which codes for MGLKLGDMLVQSELITKDQLDKALAEQKSSGAKLGSSLIKLGFMTEDSITQFLGKQLNLPTVNLSTAELDPQVLKLIPPEIAQKFQVMPIKRTGRTLFLAMSNAADVFTMENIAFLTGMEVKPVVCAETSLEKALDKHYGSTTRAEALKSVEQEIAAEDMELVEKDMDEVASQAEIESTPVVKLVNSIVIDAIKRGASDIHIEPYEKILRVRYRIDGVLQETMSPPRRISAALASRIKVLSKLNLTERRLPQDGRFSIKLIDRTVDLRVSTMPIKYGEKIVIRVLEQTSLGGDLTQLGIEGKALDDILKALTRPTGMILVTGPTGSGKTRTLYSGISRLNKPGVNIVTAEDPVEYDIVGINQVNVRPEIGYTFAKALKAFLRQDPNIVLVGEIRDRETGEIAMTAAMTGHLVLSTLHTNDAPSSLNRLLDMEIPPFLIAATVNLIEAQRLVRRVCSKCKEPEKISPEEMVKMGIDPASFQGVEFFKGKGCLECNNTGYKGRVGVFEVMTIGPEIRRLIVSRASTDEIREMAIKLGMKSLREDALDKVRKGITTMEAAIVETASD
- a CDS encoding type II secretion system protein GspE; its protein translation is MALKVGDMLLKAGMISPEQLEQALKEQQTSGQRLGSLLVKLGFVTEDEVVAFLSKQFNVPSVNLNDYKIDEPVLKLIPPHIAQKYGLIPLSRLGRSVTVAMVNPNDVLAMEDIKFSTGFEVRPVIASEAAIWSAIDKQYGSAGMLEDVMKAMDEAEADVDAGDLEVLEEQQEAGGDSASEMAAAIESSPAAKLVNGLIAEAVKRNATDIHIEPYEKEIRVRMSVYGVLHEVMSPPLRMKSSIAARIKIIAKLKIEEKRFPQDGRLRMIIQGKPIDIRVSIIPTAFGEKVALRILDRSAVSFDLPTLGFEPEPLKYLLKAIQTPFGIVLVTGPTGSGKTTTMYACLESINHPDTNIMTAEEPVEYSLMGVNQVAVHEEGGTTFTAALKAFLRQDPNIIMVGEIRDRQTAEIAIRSSLTGHLVLSTVHTNSASLTITRLVDMGVEPFMIASSLLLVESQRLVRKICSYCKEQYKPEEKMLREFLGDKVDIAGFTAFRGKGCSECRNTGYKGRIGLAEILPISPAIRDLILERAPTFKIEAQAVKEGMSTLRMDGIHKVRSGITTIEEVIKETVAAAE